A genomic segment from Nicotiana sylvestris chromosome 1, ASM39365v2, whole genome shotgun sequence encodes:
- the LOC104225286 gene encoding transcription termination factor MTERF2, chloroplastic has product MLCELHHHHFSFTPQSIKQHQTTLHTIIHFSPKKHRLFPIFSTHHPNQQPHHLKNQESDTNTTTTLNNEKGVTRKHNSKSSALLLRYLSSNDNKPEAYQEPVPGSAEPEKQECAVLEEDKEKVLEMSLIRKRTPQFPGSIYVQSNIYSLFDPKKGSRFNDDDDDDEMLIKALEIRRKVTVEIFKEAMRKGRFGITYSTNLVSYLDDFIDYVMIQAASMKQMPEFLDSSFNVRARAFIDESGIVPIVRWLKHNALSYPQIANLICKSRGDLESIRRLAEWLKSIHVKGRFIGLVMIRAKENVLGRSLEELDEIVEYLENKGVKRDWIGYIVGRCPEILSFTTEELECRTQFYFDMGMDKKDFGTMVFDYPKVLGYFSMEEMNQKVAYLKEFGLSNEDVGRLLAFKPHLMGCGIEEKFKPLVKYFYYLGISKDGMRRILVTRPVLFCVDFENTIVTKVQFLRDIGVQQDAIGNVLVRFPRLLTFSLYKKIRPVVIFLLTKAGVSQKNIGKVIALGPELLGCSIANKLDHNVKYFLSLGITLRQLGEMVADFPMLLTYNIDILRPKYRYLRRMMVRPLQDLIEFPRFFSYSLDERIVPRHKIMVENRINFKLRYMLASTDDEFKQRVQAAVERRLRFESGLIYDKEADTQIDCSIEKSPFDFQTAEILEENTDLSSYYKDLPTAHIQNSA; this is encoded by the exons ATGCTTTGTGAGCTTCATCACCATCATTTCTCTTTCACTCCACAATccataaaacaacatcaaactaCTCTACACACCATTATACACTTCTCTCCAAAAAAACATCGtctttttcccattttttccACCCACCACCCCAACCAGCAACCCCACCACCTTAAAAACCAAGAATCTGATACCAACACCACCACTACCTTAAATAATGAAAAGGGTGTCACTCGAAAACACAATTCAAAATCCTCAGCTTTACTCCTCCGTTACCTCTCATCAAATGATAATAAACCGGAAGCATACCAGGAACCGGTTCCCGGTTCAGCTGAACCGGAGAAACAAGAATGTGCTGTACTAGAAGAAGATAAAGAGAAGGTTCTAGAAATGTCATTAATAAGGAAAAGAACCCCTCAGTTTCCAGGTTCTATTTATGTTCAATCAAATATCTACTCTTTGTTTGATCCTAAAAAAGGAAGTCGCtttaatgatgatgatgatgatgatgagatgTTAATTAAGGCACTTGAGATAAGGAGGAAAGTGACAGTTGAGATTTTTAAAGAAGCAATGAGAAAAGGCAGATTTGGGATTACATATTCGACCAATTTGGTTTCATATTTGGATGATTTTATAGATTATGTGATGATTCAAGCTGCTTCTATGAAACAAATGCCTGAGTTCTTGGATTCGTCGTTCAATGTTCGTGCTAGAGCCTTCATAGATGAGTCTGGCATCGTGCCAATTGTGAG GTGGTTGAAACACAATGCATTGTCATATCCGCAAATTGCGAACCTCATTTGCAAGTCCAGAGGAGATCTTGAATCCATAAGACGTTTGGCTGAGTGGTTGAAGTCGATTCATGTGAAGGGAAGATTTATTGGGCTTGTAATGATTAGAGCTAAGGAGAATGTATTAGGTCGGAGCTTGGAAGAATTGGATGAGATCGTCGAGtatttggagaacaagggagtgaAGAGAGATTGGATAGGATATATTGTAGGCCGATGTCCTGAAATTTTGTCCTTCACCACCGAAGAACTAGAGTGTCGTACACAGTTCTATTTTGATATGGGAATGGATAAGAAGGATTTTGGAACAATGGTTTTTGATTATCCTAAGGTGCTTGGCTACTTCTCTATGGAAGAGATGAACCAAAAG GTTGCATATCTTAAGGAGTTTGGCCTCAGCAATGAAGATGTTGGAAGATTATTAGCTTTTAAACCGCATTTGATGGGTTGTGGTATTGAAGAAAAGTTCAAGCCTCTTGTCAAGTACTTTTATTACCTAGGGATTTCAAAAGACGGTATGAGAAGAATTCTAGTTACCAGACCGGTGCTATTCTGTGTTGATTTCGAGAACACCATTGTCACTAAG GTTCAATTCTTACGAGACATAGGTGTCCAACAAGATGCTATTGGCAATGTGCTAGTCAGGTTTCCCAGGTTACTCACTTTCAGCCTCTACAAGAAGATACGCCCAGTG GTCATATTCCTTTTGACAAAAGCTGGTGTCTCCCAGAAAAATATTGGAAAGGTGATAGCTCTAGGACCAGAGCTTCTAGGATGCAGCATTGCCAATAAATTGGATCACAATGTGAAGTATTTTCTTTCCCTGGGTATAACTCTCAGACAATTAGGTGAAATGGTTGCTGATTTTCCCATGCTGCTAACATACAATATAGACATCCTTCGCCCCAAGTATCGTTATTTGCGAAGGATGATGGTTCGGCCTTTGCAGGATCTTATTGAATTCCCAAG GTTTTTCAGCTATTCACTCGACGAAAGAATAGTTCCTAGACACAAGATTATGGTGGAGAATCGTATAAACTTCAAGCTTCGGTATATGTTGGCAAGCACAGATGATGAATTTAAACAGAGGGTTCAGGCTGCTGTTGAAAGACGCTTAAGATTTGAATCCGGCCTCATATATGATAAGGAGGCAGATACTCAAATTGATTGCTCCATCGAAAAGTCGCCTTTTGATTTTCAAACAGCTGAGATACTAGAAGAAAACACAGATCTCTCATCTTATTACAAAGATTTACCTACTGCACATATTCAGAATTCTGCATAA
- the LOC104224947 gene encoding uncharacterized protein, whose product MKAQTLADHLAENPIDDEYQPLRTYFPDEEVNSVEHYPATARLRFFCTNNTTEYETCIMGINMAIDQNVEELLIMGDLDLIIRQTQGEWETRDVKIIPYKKHVEDLSKRFKSIDFRYIPRCHNELAYALATLASILPYPGNAHIDPLEIQIRERHGYCNTIEAAPNTQPWYHDIKKFLKTQEYPEQASGDQKRTIRRHASGFFLSGDVLYKRTPDLNF is encoded by the exons atgaaagcccagacattagcggatcatttggctgagaacccgattGATGATGAGTACCAACCTTTGAGAacttacttcccagatgaagaagtaaattcagttgag cactatccagccacagctcggcttcggttcttctgtacaaacaacaCCACCGAGTATGAAACTTGCATTATGGGTataaacatggcaatcgaccaaaaTGTCGAAGAGTTGTTGATCATGGGAGACTTAGATCTGATTATCCGGCAAacccaaggagaatgggaaacccgagatgttAAGATTATCCCTTACAAGAAGCATGTGGAAGACCTCAgcaagcgattcaagtcaatagatttcaggtacattcctcgttgTCACAACGAATTAGCTTacgcacttgctactttggcctcaatACTGCCGTATCCAGGCAATGCTCACATAGATCCCTTGGAAATTCAAATccgggaaaggcatggttattgtaatacaattgaagcagcaccaaatacccaaccatggtaccatgatatcaaaaaGTTTCTGAAAACTCAAGAATACCctgagcaagccagtggagaccaaaagagaaccattagacgacacgcgagtggtttctttttgagtggggatgtcttgtacaagagaactccggacctcaatttttaa
- the LOC104225296 gene encoding AP-3 complex subunit sigma-like, whose product MIKGVIVMNDKGKPRLVKFYDYHPAEKQQELIRRIFGVLSSRAENVSNFVKVDSLFGSDTRLVYKTYATLHIVFIFDSSENELAMLDLMQVFVEAMDKCFSNVRELDIVFNFNKVHAILDEIILGGQVLETNSSEVVKAVEEISKMERAANSFMGVPSISGWQGR is encoded by the exons ATGATAAAGGGAGTAATCGTAATGAACGATAAGGGCAAGCCTCGTCTTGTCAAATTCTACGATTATCAT CCTGCAGAGAAACAACAAGAGCTTATTCGAAGAATTTTCGGAG TTTTAAGCAGTAGAGCAGAGAATGTAAGCAACTTCGTCAAGGTTGATTCCCTCTTTGGATCA GATACTCGGCTTGTATACAAGACTTATGCCACACTACATATTGTATTCATATTTGATAGCTCCGAAAATGAGCTTGCAATGCTTGATCTCATGCAAG TTTTTGTCGAGGCAATGGACAAGTGTTTCAGCAATGTACGTGAACTTGATATAGTATTCAATTTTAATAAG GTGCATGCTATATTagatgagattattttgggagGTCAAGTTCTTGAGACAAATTCTTCAGAAGTGGTGAAGGCAGTTGAAGAAATCTCTAA AATGGAAAGGGCTGCAAATTCATTCATGGGAGTTCCATCAATAAGTGGCTGGCAAGGTCGATAG